The genomic window CGGTGCAAAAGGCTTTGCAGAAAGAGGCTGGACTGCCGAGCAAATCCTTACACATTACTTCCAGGGGACAACTGTTTCCAAGTAATAATGTATTTTTACCTTAGGTCGTCCATTTCGCTCACTATGAACCTGTCATAGTGAGCGTTTTTAGTTTTAGTCGCCCTTTTCGATCACTATGAGCCCGTCATGGTGAGCGTTTTTACCTTGGGACACCCTTTTCGATCACTATGAACTCGTCATGGTAAGCGTTTTTACCTTGGGGCACCCTTTTCGATCACTATGAACCTATCATGGTGAGCGTTTTTACCTTGGGACGCCCTTTTCGATCACTTTGAACCCGTCATGGTAAGCGTTTTTACCTTGGGACGCCCTTTTCAATCACTATGAACCTGTCATGGTGAGCGTTTTTACCTTGGGGTACCATTTTCGATCACTATGAACCTTTCATAGTGAGCGTTTTTACCTTGGGGCACCATTTTCGATCACTATGAACCCGTCTTAGTGAGCGTTTTTACCTTGAGGCACCATTTTCGATCACTATGAACCTTTCATGGTGAGTGTTTTTACCTTGGAACACTATTTTCGCTCACTATGAACCCGTCATAGTGAGCGTTTTTACCTTAGGACACCATTTTCGACCACTATGAACCTTTCATGGTGAGCGTTTTTACTTTAGGCCAACCTTTTCGATTACTATGAACCCGTCATGGTGAGCGTTTTAACCTTGGGGCACCATTTTCGATTACTATGAACCCGTCATAGTGAGCGTTTTTACCTTGAGGCACTATTTTTGATCACTATGAGCCCGTCATCGTGAGTGTTTTTACCTTGGGACACCATTTTCGATCACTATGAACCCGTCATGGTAAGCGTTTTTACCTTGGGACGCCCTTTTCGATCACTATGAACCAACCCGCAAGTTTTTAAAACAAAACTAAAGCCAATTCCCTCGTTTAGGAATTGGCTTTTTCTTTTCGCTTCATATCAATATTAGCCAAAATATCATCCACAATGCTTTTCCATGAATACTGCTCAATTGCGAGCTTGCGTCCATTTTCACTCATGGCTTGATACTCATCATCAGATACTGACATTAGCTTCTCAATGGCAGCTGCAATTCCTTCTGGATTCTCCGGCGGCGCAATTTTACCGCAGTGGTATTCCTCCAGAATCGCAGCACTTTCTCCATCCCCGCAGTATAAAACGGGTTTCCCTGATGAAATGGCAGGGAAAATCTTCGATGGCCTTGCCCCTTTAAACAGTTCAATATTTCTCAACGACACTACACTATAATCACAAATTGAGAACATCCTTGGCATTTCCGATACAGGAACGGAACCGTAGAACGTCACATTATCCAACTGGAATTCCTCTTTCATGTTCACAAGCTTTTCTCGCTCCTGCCCGTCTCCAACGAAGAGAAAATGTACATCTGGAAGCTTGTCCTTTAATAAAAGAGCCGCCCCCAATACAGAATCTAATCCTTGAGCATAGCCCAAAGCTCCTGCGTACATAAATACCTTTTTCCCCTGAATGCCGATTTTCTCTAGCAGTTCATGATCCTTTGGAAGTGGCAAAAAGGTATCTGTATTTACACCATTCGGAAGAAGAAACACATCTGATTCACTCTTCCCCTTTTTAACCATATAATCCTTTATGCCTTCAGTAGCTGTCGCAATTTTCCACGACTTCTTATACAAGAACCTTTCAAGTATCTCCGCCAAGCTGATAAAGCTTTTGTTTTTCAAAATGCCAAGCTCCACCGCTGACTCCGGCCAAATATCTGCCACGTTGAAGACAAACTTAGCCCGTTTCATTTTCGCACCAAGATAGCCTGTAATCCCAAGAAATAACGGCGGGGAGTTACAGATGATCACATCGGTTGGCTTGGATTTCATAATGGAATAAAAGGCACTAAAGGTGAAGGAAAAATAAGAAGCAAGCCGCTTCCAAAAGCTTCCCTTTGGAGATGGGTAAATCCAAGAACGATGAACAGGGATCCCATCCCATTCTTCAAACATATAAAACTTTCCTCGATATTCCTCTGGGATGATGCCATGAGGGTGATGAGGAAAAGCGGTAATCACTTCCACCTGATGTCCTCTGCTAATTAGCTCTTTACTCACTTCGTATACACGAATTTGCGGAGCACCTGTTTCAGGGGGAAAATGCTGACATAAATAAATCACTCTCATTTTCCCATCTCCAATTAATTCACTTTTAACTGTTTTATATACGCTTCTAGCTTATCTTTAAGATCTGGACGCTTTAAAGCATAATCAATCGATGCCTGTAAGAAACCAAATTTATCCCCAACATCGTATCGCTTTCCTTGAAGAATATAGGAATAAATCGACTCTTTTCCCAATAAGCGATCAATCGCATCTGTAAGCTGAATTTCACCCTTTTTATCAGGGGCAACCTCTTCAAGCAATTCGAAAATCGCCGGTGATAAAATATAGCGCCCTACTATCGCTTGTGTAGATGGAGCCTCTTCAATCGCTGGCTTCTCAACCAGGCTCTCTACCTTATAAAGGTCCCCCGATTTTTCTGAATAATTCACAATTCCATACTTATTAACCTCAGAACGCGGAACCTCGTTACAACCCAAAATACTAGAATGAACTTCATTATACTGATTAATCATTTGTTTAAGAGCCGGAACCTCACTATCAACGATATCATCACCTAGCAATACCGCAAAAGGCTCGTTTCCGATGAATTTCTTCGCACATAACACAGCATGTCCCAAGCCAAGCGGCTCTTTTTGACGAACATAATGAATATCAACGAGATTGGAGATATTCTCGACAACTTCGAGCATATCATGCTTACCCGTTCTTTCAAGCAGCATTTCTAACTCTACGGATTTATCAAAATGGTCCTCAATCGCCCTTTTGCTTCTTCCCGTTACAATAATAATATCCTCAATCCCTGACTCAACAGCTTCTTCGATAATATATTGAATCGTTGGTTTATCAACGATTGGAAGCATTTCCTTCGGCTGTGCTTTTGTTGCCGGCAAAAATCTAGTCCCCAACCCTGCAGCAGGAATTACCGCCTTTTTAATCATGATTTCATCCCCTCTTTCAAGGTTTTTTCATATAGATCTAGCATTCCATTGGCATTATCTACCCAATTATAATGAGCTTTCACATGCTCTATTCCTGCTAGCCCCATTTCTCTGCTCTTTTCTTTATTTTCAACTAAGGAAAGGATCGCTTTTGCTAACTCTTTAGGATTTTCCTTCGGCACGACATATCCTGTCTTTCCTTCAACAACTACTTCCGGCAATCCGCCGACATTAGAAACGACAACAGGTACTCCGCACGCCATCGATTCAACCGCGGCGACACCAAAGCTCTCGCTGTCCTCCGTTGAAGGAACAGCAAAAACATCCATTTTATTGATATATTCCGGAACCTTGTCATTTGGAACCCGTCCAGTAAAAGTAGTGACATCATCGATTTTCAAATCGCGGGTTAATTGGATATATTCATCCCTCTGACGGCCATCCCCTACGATGAGCAGACTGGCATTGTTTTTACTCTTATAGATGTCCGCAAAGGCATGAATTAAATCCGCAATCCCATATTTATCTTCGAGTGCCTTTACCGTTCCAATCGTAATATGGTCCTCAGATTTTAATCCTGGCAGAGGTTTAAACTTCGCC from Bacillus sp. DTU_2020_1000418_1_SI_GHA_SEK_038 includes these protein-coding regions:
- the galU gene encoding UTP--glucose-1-phosphate uridylyltransferase GalU, which codes for MIKKAVIPAAGLGTRFLPATKAQPKEMLPIVDKPTIQYIIEEAVESGIEDIIIVTGRSKRAIEDHFDKSVELEMLLERTGKHDMLEVVENISNLVDIHYVRQKEPLGLGHAVLCAKKFIGNEPFAVLLGDDIVDSEVPALKQMINQYNEVHSSILGCNEVPRSEVNKYGIVNYSEKSGDLYKVESLVEKPAIEEAPSTQAIVGRYILSPAIFELLEEVAPDKKGEIQLTDAIDRLLGKESIYSYILQGKRYDVGDKFGFLQASIDYALKRPDLKDKLEAYIKQLKVN
- a CDS encoding glycosyltransferase family 4 protein; amino-acid sequence: MRVIYLCQHFPPETGAPQIRVYEVSKELISRGHQVEVITAFPHHPHGIIPEEYRGKFYMFEEWDGIPVHRSWIYPSPKGSFWKRLASYFSFTFSAFYSIMKSKPTDVIICNSPPLFLGITGYLGAKMKRAKFVFNVADIWPESAVELGILKNKSFISLAEILERFLYKKSWKIATATEGIKDYMVKKGKSESDVFLLPNGVNTDTFLPLPKDHELLEKIGIQGKKVFMYAGALGYAQGLDSVLGAALLLKDKLPDVHFLFVGDGQEREKLVNMKEEFQLDNVTFYGSVPVSEMPRMFSICDYSVVSLRNIELFKGARPSKIFPAISSGKPVLYCGDGESAAILEEYHCGKIAPPENPEGIAAAIEKLMSVSDDEYQAMSENGRKLAIEQYSWKSIVDDILANIDMKRKEKANS
- a CDS encoding glycosyltransferase, with amino-acid sequence MKVLILAPSRSIHTHKWALFYKNNGIEVKVITFADHYSEENAKEIDTITLPKLLPGKLSYFSSVFALKKVLKQFKPDIFHAHYASSYGFVGALANYKPFYLSVWGRDVFQFPQQGSLNRKMVEYTLSKTDVIGSTSHIMAKETNKYTDKNIFVTPFGVDMAKFKPLPGLKSEDHITIGTVKALEDKYGIADLIHAFADIYKSKNNASLLIVGDGRQRDEYIQLTRDLKIDDVTTFTGRVPNDKVPEYINKMDVFAVPSTEDSESFGVAAVESMACGVPVVVSNVGGLPEVVVEGKTGYVVPKENPKELAKAILSLVENKEKSREMGLAGIEHVKAHYNWVDNANGMLDLYEKTLKEGMKS